A genomic region of Pseudoxanthomonas suwonensis contains the following coding sequences:
- a CDS encoding glycoside hydrolase family 43 protein encodes MAAHPPTDEKTLSEDLRDLAERAISQPLVTHIYTADPSAHVFDGKLYVYCSHDIEGGVAFNDNGDHFCMEDYHVLSMDSPQGEASDRGVALHVDDVPWAERQMWAPDAAHRNGHYYLYFPAKAADGLFRIGVAVGEHPAGPFKAQPQPIAGTYSIDPSVFADDDGEQYLLFGGIWGGQLQKYRDNAYAAAHEEPADDEPALGPRIARLRADMLELDEPTRELQILDEHGQPLRARDHNRRYFEGPWLHKYEGRYYLSYSTGNTHLLCYAVGDNPYGPFTYQGQVLRPVVGWTTHHSICDFEGRWYLFYHDSLLSGGVTHLRSIKVAELHHDAQGRIVPIDPYGV; translated from the coding sequence ATGGCAGCCCACCCCCCTACCGACGAGAAGACGCTGAGCGAGGACCTGCGGGACCTTGCCGAGCGCGCCATCTCCCAGCCGCTGGTCACCCACATCTACACCGCCGACCCGTCGGCGCACGTGTTCGACGGCAAGCTCTACGTCTACTGCTCGCACGACATCGAGGGCGGCGTCGCGTTCAACGACAACGGCGACCACTTCTGCATGGAGGACTACCACGTCCTGTCGATGGACTCGCCGCAGGGCGAGGCCAGCGACCGCGGCGTGGCGCTGCACGTGGACGACGTGCCGTGGGCCGAGCGGCAGATGTGGGCGCCGGACGCGGCCCACCGCAACGGCCACTATTACCTGTACTTCCCGGCCAAGGCCGCCGACGGCCTGTTCCGGATCGGCGTGGCGGTGGGCGAGCATCCGGCCGGGCCGTTCAAGGCGCAGCCGCAGCCGATCGCCGGCACCTATTCGATCGACCCGTCGGTGTTTGCCGACGACGACGGCGAGCAGTACCTGCTGTTCGGCGGCATCTGGGGCGGCCAGCTGCAGAAGTACCGCGACAACGCCTACGCCGCCGCGCACGAGGAGCCGGCCGACGACGAACCGGCGCTGGGGCCGCGCATCGCGCGGCTGCGGGCGGACATGCTGGAACTGGACGAGCCCACCCGCGAGTTGCAGATCCTGGACGAGCACGGCCAGCCGTTGCGCGCGCGCGACCACAACCGGCGCTATTTCGAGGGGCCGTGGCTGCACAAGTACGAGGGCCGCTATTACCTGTCGTACTCGACCGGCAACACCCACCTGCTGTGCTACGCGGTCGGCGACAACCCGTACGGCCCGTTCACCTACCAGGGCCAGGTGCTGCGGCCGGTGGTCGGCTGGACCACGCACCACTCGATCTGCGATTTCGAGGGCCGCTGGTACCTGTTCTATCACGACTCCCTGCTGTCGGGCGGGGTCACCCACCTGCGTTCGATCAAGGTCGCCGAGCTGCACCACGACGCGCAGGGTCGCATCGTTCCGATCGATCCGTATGGCGTCTGA
- a CDS encoding MFS transporter, producing the protein MSTYQEKLSVTEKVGYSLGDLAANLIFQTLVTFLAFFYTDVFGIPAGTAATIIFVVGLVGAFVFTPLVAVLADRTNTRWGKFRPWILWTAVPFGVLTLLAFSTPDLGPQGKVFYAAATYTLLVLVYAANNLPYAALSGVLTGNMADRNSMSSYRFVAVMIAQFIIQVLLLPLVLILGGGDKVQGFHNTMLLFAAVGTVFLLVTFFTTRERIVPAQEQKSSIAQDLADLARNRPWLVVLLVTILVFIALALKGGMYVYYFKYYLDEAALAAFLQNVGFNSFIGGLNSALTGVGLTEFHWPEDAPTSAFSLFSAGGIIFMIIGIGFSKKLADRFGKRDVYGVALVLATLFLLAFYVFPPDAIGLVFGSQILHGFFYGITVPLLWAMVADVADYSEWKNHRRATAIIFSAILCGLKVGLSVGGAMVAGILAYYAYVPGGATQPQQAVDGIRLAVSLYTSLPFLGAAALLFFYEINKPMESRIERELGERRALAGAAS; encoded by the coding sequence ATGAGCACATACCAGGAAAAACTCAGCGTCACCGAAAAGGTCGGCTACAGCCTTGGCGACCTGGCCGCCAACCTGATCTTCCAGACGCTGGTCACCTTCCTGGCGTTCTTCTATACCGACGTGTTCGGCATTCCTGCCGGCACTGCGGCCACGATCATCTTCGTGGTCGGCCTGGTTGGCGCATTCGTGTTCACCCCGCTGGTGGCGGTGCTGGCCGACCGCACCAATACCCGTTGGGGCAAGTTCCGGCCGTGGATCCTGTGGACCGCCGTCCCGTTCGGCGTGCTCACGCTGCTGGCCTTCAGCACCCCGGACCTGGGCCCGCAGGGCAAGGTCTTCTACGCGGCCGCGACCTACACGCTGCTGGTGCTGGTCTACGCCGCCAACAACCTGCCGTATGCGGCGCTCAGCGGCGTGCTGACCGGCAACATGGCCGATCGCAACAGCATGTCGTCCTACCGCTTCGTGGCGGTGATGATCGCGCAGTTCATCATCCAGGTGCTGCTGCTGCCGCTGGTGCTGATCCTCGGCGGCGGCGACAAGGTGCAGGGCTTCCACAACACGATGCTGCTGTTCGCGGCGGTCGGCACGGTGTTCCTGCTGGTCACTTTCTTCACCACGCGCGAGCGCATCGTTCCGGCGCAGGAGCAGAAGTCCAGCATCGCGCAGGACCTGGCCGACCTGGCCCGCAACCGCCCGTGGCTGGTGGTGCTGCTGGTGACCATCCTGGTGTTCATCGCCCTGGCGCTGAAGGGCGGCATGTACGTCTACTACTTCAAGTACTACCTGGACGAGGCGGCACTGGCCGCGTTCCTGCAGAACGTCGGCTTCAATTCCTTCATCGGCGGCCTCAATTCGGCGCTCACCGGCGTGGGGTTGACCGAGTTCCACTGGCCGGAGGATGCCCCGACCTCGGCCTTCAGTCTGTTCAGCGCTGGCGGCATCATCTTCATGATCATCGGCATCGGCTTTTCCAAGAAGCTGGCCGACCGTTTCGGCAAGCGCGACGTGTACGGTGTGGCGCTGGTCCTGGCGACGCTGTTCCTGCTGGCCTTCTACGTGTTTCCGCCGGACGCCATCGGCCTGGTGTTCGGGTCGCAGATCCTGCACGGCTTCTTCTACGGCATCACCGTCCCGCTGCTGTGGGCGATGGTCGCCGATGTGGCCGACTACTCCGAATGGAAGAACCATCGCCGCGCCACCGCGATCATCTTCTCGGCCATCCTGTGCGGCCTGAAGGTCGGCCTGAGCGTCGGCGGGGCCATGGTGGCCGGGATCCTGGCCTACTACGCCTACGTGCCGGGCGGCGCGACCCAGCCGCAGCAGGCCGTGGACGGCATCCGCCTGGCGGTCAGCCTGTACACCTCGCTGCCGTTCCTGGGCGCCGCCGCGCTGCTGTTCTTCTACGAGATCAACAAGCCCATGGAATCGCGGATCGAGCGCGAGCTGGGCGAGCGCCGGGCCCTGGCCGGGGCGGCGTCGTGA